Proteins encoded together in one Deinococcus irradiatisoli window:
- a CDS encoding glycoside hydrolase family 2 protein: MSYPRPLLRRAQWRSLDGPWQFDFSDSTEARDVAFGRTIEVPYAPETPRSGIHELGFHPALWYRRELTLTPDELPQAGERLLLHFGAVDWAAEVWANGQKVAEHQGGYTPFTADLTSALQGETLSLTVHVSDDAQDLSLPRGKQDWQPGGEGHGIWYPRTSGIWQTVWLEKVPAARLLEVRWTPDAVSFAVTLDSEVSPDALGAQLRVTLRCGGQVLARDTYDLSSRQLSRTLRLPDPGIDDARHALLWSPEHPQLLDAVLELLGPDGEVFDRVESYTALRSVGVDDGRFLLNGRPYKLRLALDQGYWPEGGLSASDDEYRADVELAKTLGFNGVRKHQKIESPQWLAWCDRLGLLVWEELPSAYAFTPQSVERLTRTWLDVVRRDVSHPCIVVWVVFNESWGLPDLPLRPDQRAAVQALYHLTRSLDTSRLVIGNDGWEQVVGDLLTIHDYSADPAEVLGRYVSREALGRTLHTFRPGGRALALPEFTGTEAPAILSEFGGIAFRSGGEQGWGYSEAPDAETFLERYADLMAAVHASKGLSGFCYTQLTDTYQEINGLTRMDRTPKADAAGLAAATLGRQPDPDNPLGYDVRWRRSQRQLAAQGERT, from the coding sequence GTGTCCTATCCCCGCCCCCTGCTCCGGCGCGCCCAGTGGCGTTCCCTAGACGGCCCCTGGCAATTTGATTTTTCCGACAGCACTGAGGCGCGTGACGTGGCCTTCGGGCGCACCATCGAGGTGCCGTACGCGCCGGAAACGCCGCGCAGCGGCATTCACGAGCTGGGCTTTCATCCGGCATTGTGGTACCGGCGCGAACTCACCCTGACCCCCGACGAGTTGCCGCAGGCCGGCGAGCGTCTGCTGCTGCACTTCGGCGCGGTGGACTGGGCCGCCGAGGTGTGGGCCAACGGGCAGAAGGTGGCCGAGCACCAGGGCGGCTACACGCCCTTCACCGCCGACCTCACCTCGGCGCTGCAAGGCGAGACGCTGAGCCTGACCGTGCACGTCAGCGACGACGCGCAGGACCTCTCGCTGCCGCGCGGCAAGCAGGACTGGCAGCCCGGCGGCGAGGGCCACGGCATCTGGTATCCGCGCACCAGCGGCATCTGGCAGACCGTCTGGCTGGAAAAGGTGCCGGCGGCGCGCTTGCTGGAGGTGCGCTGGACCCCCGACGCGGTGAGCTTCGCCGTGACGCTGGACAGCGAAGTGTCGCCCGACGCGCTCGGCGCGCAACTGCGCGTGACGCTGCGCTGCGGCGGGCAGGTGCTGGCGCGTGATACCTATGACCTGTCGAGCCGGCAGTTGAGCCGCACGCTGCGCCTGCCCGACCCCGGCATCGACGACGCCCGGCACGCGCTGCTGTGGAGCCCCGAGCATCCCCAGCTGCTCGACGCCGTTCTGGAACTGCTCGGCCCGGATGGAGAAGTCTTCGACCGGGTCGAGAGCTACACGGCGCTGCGCAGCGTGGGCGTGGACGACGGACGTTTCCTGCTCAACGGGCGGCCCTACAAGCTGCGGCTGGCGCTCGACCAGGGGTACTGGCCCGAGGGCGGCCTCAGTGCCAGCGACGACGAGTACCGCGCCGACGTGGAACTCGCCAAGACCCTGGGCTTCAACGGCGTGCGCAAACACCAGAAGATCGAGAGCCCGCAGTGGCTGGCATGGTGCGACCGCCTGGGCTTGCTGGTCTGGGAAGAGCTGCCCAGCGCCTACGCCTTCACCCCGCAGAGCGTCGAGCGCCTGACCCGCACCTGGCTCGACGTGGTCCGGCGCGACGTCTCGCACCCCTGCATCGTGGTGTGGGTGGTGTTCAACGAGTCGTGGGGATTGCCGGACCTGCCGCTGCGCCCCGATCAGCGCGCGGCGGTGCAGGCGCTGTATCACCTCACCCGCAGCCTCGACACTTCCCGCCTGGTGATCGGCAACGACGGCTGGGAGCAGGTGGTGGGCGACCTGCTGACCATCCACGACTACAGCGCCGACCCCGCCGAGGTGCTGGGACGGTACGTGAGCCGGGAAGCGCTGGGGCGCACCCTGCACACCTTCCGGCCCGGCGGCCGCGCCCTGGCCCTGCCGGAGTTCACCGGCACCGAAGCGCCGGCCATTCTCAGCGAGTTCGGCGGCATCGCCTTCCGCAGCGGCGGCGAGCAGGGCTGGGGCTACAGCGAAGCGCCCGACGCCGAGACCTTTTTGGAGCGCTACGCCGATCTGATGGCGGCGGTGCATGCCAGCAAGGGACTGAGCGGGTTTTGCTATACTCAGCTCACCGACACCTACCAGGAAATCAACGGCCTGACCCGCATGGACCGCACGCCCAAGGCTGACGCCGCCGGGCTGGCCGCCGCCACGCTGGGACGGCAACCCGATCCCGACAATCCACTCGGCTACGACGTTCGTTGGCGCCGCTCACAGCGGCAACTCGCCGCACAAGGAGAAAGAACATGA